In a single window of the Procambarus clarkii isolate CNS0578487 chromosome 51, FALCON_Pclarkii_2.0, whole genome shotgun sequence genome:
- the LOC138351938 gene encoding TAL effector protein PthXo1-like, with translation MVQVALETVDRMVQVAVETVDRMVQVALETVDRMVQVAVETVDRMVQVAVETVDRMVQVAVETVDRMVQVALETVDRMVQVAVETVDRMVQVAVETVDRMVQVAVETVDRMVQVAVETVDRMVQVAVETVDRMVQVAVETVDRMVQVAVETVDRMVQVAVETVDRMVQVAVETVDRMVQVAVETVDRMVQVAVETVDRMVQVAVETVDRMVQVAVETVDRMVQVAVETVDRMVQVAVETVDRMVQVAVETVDRMVQVAVETVDRMAQVAVETVDRMVQVAVETVDRMVQVAVETVDRMVQVAVETVDRMVQVAVETVDRMVQVAVETVDRMAQVAVETVDRMVQVAVETVDRMVQVAVETVDRMVQVAVETVDRMVQVAVETVDSMVQVAVETVDRMVQVAVETVDRMAQVAVETIDRMVQVAVETVDRMIRATLD, from the coding sequence ATGGTACAAGTAGCGTTGGAGACGGTTGACAGAATGGTACAAGTAGCGGTGGAGACGGTTGACAGAATGGTACAAGTAGCGTTGGAGACGGTTGACAGAATGGTACAAGTAGCGGTGGAGACGGTTGACAGAATGGTACAAGTAGCGGTGGAGACGGTTGACAGAATGGTACAAGTAGCGGTGGAGACAGTTGACAGAATGGTACAAGTAGCGTTGGAGACGGTTGACAGAATGGTACAAGTAGCGGTGGAGACGGTTGACAGAATGGTACAAGTAGCGGTGGAGACAGTTGACAGAATGGTACAAGTAGCGGTGGAGACGGTTGACAGAATGGTACAAGTAGCGGTGGAGACAGTTGACAGAATGGTACAAGTAGCGGTGGAGACGGTTGACAGAATGGTACAAGTAGCGGTGGAGACGGTTGACAGAATGGTACAAGTAGCGGTGGAGACGGTTGACAGAATGGTACAAGTAGCGGTGGAGACGGTTGACAGAATGGTACAAGTAGCGGTGGAGACGGTTGACAGAATGGTACAAGTAGCGGTGGAGACGGTTGACAGAATGGTACAAGTAGCGGTGGAGACGGTTGACAGAATGGTACAAGTTGCGGTGGAGACGGTTGACAGAATGGTACAAGTAGCGGTGGAGACGGTTGACAGAATGGTACAAGTAGCGGTGGAGACGGTTGACAGAATGGTACAAGTAGCGGTGGAGACAGTTGACAGAATGGTACAAGTAGCGGTGGAGACGGTTGACAGAATGGTACAAGTAGCGGTGGAGACAGTTGACAGAATGGCACAAGTAGCGGTGGAGACGGTTGACAGAATGGTACAAGTAGCGGTGGAGACGGTTGACAGAATGGTACAAGTAGCGGTGGAGACGGTTGACAGAATGGTACAAGTAGCGGTGGAGACGGTTGACAGAATGGTACAAGTAGCGGTGGAGACGGTTGACAGAATGGTACAAGTAGCGGTGGAGACAGTTGACAGAATGGCACAAGTAGCGGTGGAGACAGTTGACAGAATGGTACAAGTAGCGGTGGAGACGGTTGACAGAATGGTACAAGTAGCGGTGGAGACGGTTGACAGAATGGTACAAGTAGCGGTGGAGACGGTTGACAGAATGGTACAAGTAGCGGTGGAGACGGTTGACAGTATGGTACAAGTAGCGGTGGAGACGGTTGACAGAATGGTACAAGTAGCGGTGGAGACAGTTGACAGAATGGCACAAGTAGCGGTGGAGACGATTGACAGAATGGTACAAGTAGCGGTGGAGACGGTTGACAGAATGATACGGGCGACTTTAGACTGA